In uncultured Cohaesibacter sp., a genomic segment contains:
- a CDS encoding nucleoside hydrolase, translating to MIWVDTDFGFDDLWALLLLRHHDVAMAGVSLVAGNAPLPQVKANALGANKAYGLAMPLYEGADRPLKRQPETAQSILGSSGMQTRGRTLPFVPADAPMPAAVSALASWLMSAKEGEARDILALGPLTNIARLVQEHPQAITHISRLVWMGGGNCQGNHTPHAEYNAFADPEAAAIVMQADLPLEIADLTLCRSVSFSEADMPDSDPLTADLLGGYFDIALRRGRQQMSIYDPVAALAVVDPGGFAASAVDMVTVTEAGERYGATEFRRNPSARGRLLVKAPADAARRCLDVLKGELCAL from the coding sequence ATGATCTGGGTGGATACGGATTTCGGTTTTGATGACCTTTGGGCGCTGCTGTTGCTCCGTCACCATGATGTTGCCATGGCTGGCGTGTCTCTGGTCGCAGGCAATGCGCCGCTGCCACAGGTCAAGGCCAATGCTCTTGGTGCCAACAAGGCCTATGGCCTTGCCATGCCGCTTTACGAAGGCGCAGACCGTCCCCTGAAACGCCAGCCCGAGACGGCGCAATCCATCCTTGGTTCCTCCGGAATGCAGACCCGCGGCAGGACATTGCCTTTTGTCCCCGCAGACGCACCCATGCCTGCCGCGGTGTCTGCTCTTGCCTCCTGGCTAATGTCTGCCAAAGAGGGCGAGGCGCGCGACATTCTTGCGCTTGGCCCCCTGACCAACATCGCCCGGCTCGTGCAAGAGCATCCCCAAGCCATCACCCATATATCACGGCTCGTCTGGATGGGCGGTGGCAATTGTCAGGGCAACCACACGCCACATGCGGAATATAACGCCTTTGCCGATCCCGAAGCCGCCGCCATCGTGATGCAGGCAGACCTGCCGCTCGAAATCGCAGACCTGACCCTCTGCCGCAGCGTATCTTTTTCGGAGGCGGATATGCCTGATAGCGATCCTCTGACTGCGGATTTGCTGGGCGGCTATTTCGACATTGCCCTGCGGCGCGGACGCCAGCAAATGTCGATTTATGATCCGGTCGCCGCGCTGGCCGTCGTCGATCCGGGGGGCTTTGCGGCTTCAGCGGTCGATATGGTGACGGTCACCGAGGCTGGCGAGCGCTATGGCGCAACGGAGTTCCGCCGCAATCCTTCCGCCCGGGGAAGATTGCTGGTCAAGGCTCCGGCTGATGCCGCCAGACGCTGCCTTGATGTGCTCAAGGGCGAACTCTGCGCTCTTTGA
- a CDS encoding TRAP transporter small permease yields MNAFGTILNKLEDALHLGGCLGLVAVAALINADILLRFFFNEPVQIQFELTELFLMPALATLSLSRVYREGGHLSIDLVPKYFAGDMGLFIKVVQLFLPAVFFAAVTFMSGKFAIRAILGGEIEYGVIDWPMGWAYALIPLGCGVLCLRLVHDFLKKVVMT; encoded by the coding sequence TTGAACGCTTTCGGAACAATCCTGAACAAACTGGAAGACGCCCTGCATCTGGGAGGGTGTTTGGGTCTTGTCGCCGTGGCGGCACTCATCAACGCGGACATTCTGCTGCGGTTCTTTTTCAATGAACCGGTTCAGATCCAGTTCGAACTGACCGAGCTGTTTCTTATGCCTGCGTTGGCCACATTGTCCCTTTCTCGCGTCTATCGCGAGGGAGGGCATCTGTCGATTGATCTTGTCCCGAAATATTTCGCTGGAGATATGGGGCTGTTCATCAAGGTCGTGCAGCTGTTTCTGCCTGCGGTCTTCTTTGCCGCAGTCACCTTCATGTCCGGCAAGTTTGCCATTCGGGCCATTCTTGGCGGCGAGATTGAATATGGCGTCATCGATTGGCCGATGGGCTGGGCCTATGCCCTGATCCCGCTGGGATGCGGTGTGCTGTGCCTGCGGCTGGTCCACGACTTTCTGAAAAAGGTCGTCATGACATAA
- a CDS encoding adenine deaminase C-terminal domain-containing protein produces MALDPNLSDPTLRRAAVDAACGRRPFDLLIENARILDMVTGRQRKADIGIVGALIASVHAPDGKAEASHRIDAAGAMVVPGLIDTHMHVESSMITPATYSDRVLPKGVTTALWDPHELANVAGLAGVDYALEAARAATLRFLTLAPTCVPSAPGYELSGGDFDADVIADLMARDDIHGAAELMTMQPLLAGEDRVTGIVNAGLAAGKRVCGHGRGLVGRELSAYVAAGVETDHELTSADDLIARLEAGMTVELRGSHEHLLPEFAKAILALGLMPQTLTLCTDDVFADDLLNKGALDQLMRTLIREGLPPFWVYQAATLNGASRIGRPDLGLIAPGKRADIVILSDIEDVRASMVVMNGALVASEGQICTPSAVTERPAALSASVRTRDFVPDDFEIASNGSKARIATLSKPRFPEWGEREVTIENGHLQLPDDMIRMAVVNRHGQNTPVRVAFMENWGNWRGSFASTVSHDSHNLTLFGRDPLDMAVAANALKAMDGGLVAVRDGAVIASVALPVAGLLSDQDLDAVAADFAAVRAATDSLVDWQPPYLVFKALFGASLVCNKGPRLTDVGLVEVFDGIKLESCLLEGKAAR; encoded by the coding sequence ATGGCTCTGGACCCCAATCTCTCCGACCCGACCCTCAGACGCGCCGCCGTTGATGCCGCCTGTGGTCGTCGCCCCTTTGATCTGCTGATCGAGAATGCCCGGATCCTTGATATGGTCACGGGACGGCAACGCAAGGCCGATATCGGCATCGTCGGAGCGCTGATCGCTTCGGTGCATGCGCCTGATGGAAAGGCCGAAGCAAGCCACCGCATCGATGCCGCAGGGGCAATGGTGGTGCCCGGATTGATCGACACCCATATGCATGTCGAAAGCTCGATGATCACCCCAGCGACCTATTCGGATCGGGTCTTGCCCAAAGGGGTGACAACCGCTCTCTGGGATCCGCATGAACTGGCCAATGTGGCAGGGCTTGCCGGAGTAGACTATGCCCTTGAAGCGGCGCGGGCTGCGACCTTGCGCTTCCTCACGCTGGCGCCCACATGCGTACCTTCTGCCCCCGGCTACGAGCTGAGCGGGGGAGATTTCGATGCCGATGTCATTGCCGATCTGATGGCGCGCGATGATATTCATGGTGCCGCCGAACTGATGACGATGCAGCCGCTGCTGGCTGGCGAAGACCGCGTGACAGGCATCGTCAATGCCGGACTTGCCGCTGGCAAGCGGGTCTGCGGTCATGGTCGCGGGCTGGTGGGCCGCGAACTTTCCGCCTATGTAGCGGCCGGTGTCGAGACCGATCACGAATTGACATCCGCCGATGATCTCATCGCCCGGCTAGAAGCGGGCATGACGGTCGAATTGCGCGGCTCCCATGAGCATTTGCTGCCAGAATTTGCCAAGGCCATTCTGGCGCTCGGGCTGATGCCGCAAACACTAACCCTTTGCACCGATGACGTCTTTGCCGATGATCTGCTCAACAAGGGCGCGCTTGATCAGCTGATGCGCACCCTTATCAGGGAAGGACTGCCCCCATTCTGGGTCTATCAGGCGGCCACGCTTAATGGCGCCAGCCGCATCGGTCGGCCAGATCTTGGCCTCATCGCGCCGGGCAAGCGCGCCGATATCGTCATTCTGTCTGACATCGAAGATGTGCGCGCCAGTATGGTCGTCATGAATGGTGCCTTGGTTGCCAGCGAGGGGCAGATCTGCACGCCAAGCGCGGTGACAGAGCGGCCTGCTGCACTGTCGGCCAGCGTCAGGACCAGGGACTTCGTGCCTGATGATTTCGAGATCGCGTCCAATGGCAGCAAGGCCCGCATTGCCACCCTGTCCAAACCGCGATTCCCTGAATGGGGCGAGCGCGAGGTGACAATCGAGAATGGCCATTTGCAGCTACCCGATGACATGATCCGCATGGCGGTGGTCAATCGTCATGGCCAGAACACGCCGGTGCGCGTGGCCTTCATGGAAAATTGGGGCAACTGGCGCGGAAGCTTCGCCTCGACCGTCTCCCACGACAGCCACAATCTGACCCTGTTTGGTCGTGATCCTCTGGACATGGCCGTTGCCGCCAATGCGCTCAAGGCAATGGATGGCGGGCTTGTCGCCGTGCGAGACGGTGCCGTGATCGCATCCGTTGCCCTGCCGGTGGCCGGACTGCTCAGTGATCAGGATCTTGATGCTGTTGCCGCCGATTTTGCCGCCGTACGCGCAGCGACCGACAGTCTGGTTGACTGGCAGCCTCCCTATCTGGTTTTCAAGGCCCTTTTCGGCGCCTCTCTCGTCTGCAACAAGGGCCCACGGCTGACCGATGTCGGGCTGGTCGAGGTTTTCGACGGCATCAAGCTGGAAAGTTGCCTGCTGGAAGGCAAAGCGGCCCGATAG
- a CDS encoding CaiB/BaiF CoA-transferase family protein — MADTQNSSRRGPLDGIKVLDFSRILSGPYASMVLADLGAEVIKVEPISGGDDTRNFPPFQNGLSHYYIALNRNKQSISLDLKSPEGIDIAKRLAAKCDILIENFRPGVMERLGLGHETLKAENEKLIYCSITGFGNDSPHSDKPAFDIVVQALSGVMHLNREPDQPPNRLSLPLGDMAGSIFSMFGILAALHERSVTGRGSRVEIPMLDSLIAMLGYLSQIYFITGQSPQPVGTRHPSIVPYGSFPTSDGYVIVACLTDRFWQNFAKCLGKPEWLSDIRFSLYENRLANRDQLEAMIFERMREDSTAYWLAQLTEYDVPHAPILDVAEALDQEHVTRRGLIETVHHDKVGDLKLVKSPMRFDGSGPQAARAPSLLGEDSGSVLSRELGLQQGEIEALIAKGVVNIG, encoded by the coding sequence ATGGCTGACACGCAAAACAGCAGCAGACGCGGTCCGCTCGATGGCATCAAGGTGCTCGATTTCTCGCGCATTCTTTCCGGTCCCTACGCCTCCATGGTGCTGGCAGATCTGGGCGCGGAAGTGATCAAGGTGGAGCCGATTAGCGGTGGTGATGACACCCGCAATTTCCCACCCTTCCAGAATGGACTAAGCCATTATTACATCGCTCTTAACCGCAACAAACAGAGCATCAGCCTCGACCTAAAATCGCCTGAAGGCATCGATATTGCCAAAAGGCTGGCGGCGAAATGCGACATTCTGATCGAGAATTTCCGCCCCGGCGTGATGGAGCGTCTGGGGCTGGGCCATGAGACTCTCAAGGCCGAGAATGAAAAGCTGATCTATTGCTCGATTACCGGTTTTGGCAATGACAGCCCCCATAGTGACAAACCGGCATTCGACATTGTGGTGCAGGCCCTTTCCGGCGTGATGCATCTGAACAGGGAACCGGACCAGCCACCCAACCGCCTCAGCCTGCCGCTCGGAGATATGGCGGGTAGCATCTTCTCGATGTTCGGCATTCTGGCCGCCTTGCATGAGAGAAGCGTTACCGGACGGGGAAGTCGGGTTGAAATTCCGATGCTGGACAGCCTCATCGCCATGCTGGGATATCTTTCCCAGATCTATTTCATCACCGGCCAAAGCCCGCAACCGGTTGGCACGCGACATCCAAGCATTGTGCCCTACGGATCTTTTCCCACCTCGGACGGCTATGTCATCGTTGCCTGCCTGACGGACCGCTTCTGGCAGAATTTTGCCAAATGTCTCGGCAAGCCAGAATGGCTCAGCGATATCCGCTTCTCGCTCTATGAGAACAGGCTGGCCAACCGCGACCAGCTGGAAGCCATGATTTTCGAGCGCATGCGAGAGGACAGCACCGCTTACTGGCTGGCGCAACTGACGGAATATGACGTACCCCATGCACCCATTCTTGATGTGGCCGAGGCGCTTGATCAGGAACATGTGACCCGCCGCGGACTGATCGAGACCGTGCATCATGACAAGGTCGGGGATCTGAAGCTGGTCAAAAGCCCGATGCGGTTTGATGGCTCGGGGCCTCAGGCCGCAAGGGCTCCTTCCCTTCTGGGCGAGGACAGCGGGTCTGTCTTGTCCCGCGAGCTGGGGCTGCAACAGGGCGAGATTGAAGCCCTGATTGCCAAGGGGGTCGTCAATATAGGCTGA
- the dctP gene encoding TRAP transporter substrate-binding protein DctP, with product MNNRKSYAIAFVTLVTLGLSGAEAETLRLGDFQSTSHIVSVEGTAKWMAAVEKETNGSVKFQHFPAQQAAKSKAQLDAVNSGILDAALLGAIYHADSLPMNSVVGLPGFYGSAVQGTKALQTMLAQGPLRDELLAAGVTPIFGFVLPPYQVLAKKRLGMPADWEALDVRTSGSTQAMTARAVGAVGISIPGPEVYTAVERGRLDAVLFPLASVPGYKLNEVVSHISTNGSFGGYSFIMVLKTSVFEGLAKEIQQTLLRLGAESAAHVAKAQDDSVTGLIAQWQSEGIDTYSFSDEELAALRKAMEAVSTDWAERINSDKAEAVLESYKQLTGNQ from the coding sequence ATGAACAATAGAAAAAGCTATGCAATCGCTTTCGTAACCCTTGTGACGCTTGGTCTTTCCGGCGCCGAAGCCGAGACCTTGCGCCTTGGTGATTTCCAGTCAACCAGCCATATCGTGTCTGTGGAGGGAACGGCAAAATGGATGGCGGCTGTCGAGAAGGAAACCAACGGATCAGTCAAGTTTCAGCATTTCCCCGCCCAGCAGGCCGCCAAATCCAAGGCGCAGCTTGATGCGGTCAATAGCGGCATTCTGGATGCGGCCCTGCTCGGGGCGATCTATCATGCCGACAGCCTGCCGATGAATTCGGTGGTCGGTCTGCCCGGCTTTTACGGCAGCGCGGTTCAAGGCACCAAAGCCCTGCAGACCATGTTGGCACAAGGCCCCTTGCGGGATGAATTGCTTGCCGCCGGTGTGACGCCGATCTTCGGCTTCGTGTTGCCACCCTATCAGGTTCTGGCCAAGAAAAGACTTGGCATGCCCGCCGACTGGGAGGCACTTGACGTGCGAACATCCGGCTCCACCCAAGCCATGACGGCGCGCGCCGTCGGGGCCGTAGGCATTTCCATTCCCGGACCGGAAGTCTATACGGCGGTTGAGCGTGGCCGTCTTGATGCGGTGCTGTTCCCTCTGGCTTCCGTGCCGGGCTACAAGCTCAACGAGGTTGTCAGCCATATTTCCACCAATGGCTCCTTTGGTGGCTACAGTTTCATCATGGTGCTCAAGACATCCGTGTTCGAGGGTCTGGCCAAGGAGATACAGCAAACCCTGCTGCGCCTTGGTGCCGAATCCGCCGCCCACGTTGCCAAGGCACAGGATGATTCCGTCACCGGTCTGATTGCGCAATGGCAGTCAGAGGGCATCGATACCTACAGTTTCTCCGATGAGGAACTGGCCGCGCTGCGCAAGGCGATGGAGGCGGTGAGCACAGATTGGGCCGAACGCATCAATAGCGACAAGGCTGAGGCGGTTCTGGAAAGCTACAAGCAACTGACGGGCAACCAATAG
- a CDS encoding AMP-binding protein, whose protein sequence is MKRLTEYTSYSDAQRHYSKDALWDLFEGSRERFNIAHECIDRYRDVAETAISIAHADGRDEIISFAEISRRSSQIAHYLKERGIRKGDRIAVMIEPTLPFYCCLYGAMKAGAVAVPMFTLFGPDGIQLRVGDCEPEVFFTNDDKFQDALVGGAKNVIVADKEFLDGLDGYPETYQWDTTGDDLAVLQYTSGTTRLLPAAVHHSHRSIVTLMVAALYGTGIRPGDRFFCPSSPAWGHGLWHGTLAPLAMGVSTGTFSGRFDPVRLLKALQDFKITNLTAAATHYRMMRNCGEAGKYRYCLEKLSFTGEPIDSETAKYVEQVFGSKVRSMYGTTEIGVIISNYPGAGDLEVRDGAMGKAVPGVEVEVQKADGTPAAPGETGELMVRKRGEWFPTKDLGRVDEDGYFYHAGRADDVIISAGWTMSAVEIEDAILRHPKVAECAAIGVPDELRGQVVKAFILLKGKGSDGLDEEIQELVRSNLSRHEYPRQIEFVTSLPKTPAGKVNRKILRDQEAKSAATAQ, encoded by the coding sequence ATGAAGCGCCTAACGGAATATACGTCCTATTCGGATGCGCAGAGGCATTATTCAAAGGACGCGCTTTGGGATTTGTTTGAAGGCAGTCGCGAACGTTTCAACATTGCGCATGAATGCATCGACCGCTATCGCGATGTGGCGGAAACCGCGATCAGCATTGCCCATGCCGACGGGCGCGACGAGATCATTTCCTTTGCAGAGATTTCCAGACGGTCATCTCAGATTGCCCATTATCTGAAGGAGCGTGGCATTCGCAAGGGAGACCGCATCGCGGTGATGATCGAGCCGACCCTGCCATTCTACTGCTGCCTTTACGGAGCGATGAAGGCCGGTGCGGTCGCCGTTCCGATGTTCACACTATTCGGCCCCGACGGCATCCAGTTGCGTGTCGGCGATTGTGAGCCGGAGGTTTTTTTCACCAATGACGACAAGTTTCAGGACGCGCTGGTGGGCGGTGCAAAAAACGTGATCGTTGCCGACAAGGAGTTTCTTGACGGTCTCGATGGCTATCCTGAAACCTATCAGTGGGATACGACCGGGGATGATCTGGCGGTGTTGCAATATACCTCGGGCACGACGCGCCTGTTGCCTGCTGCGGTTCATCATAGCCATCGCTCGATCGTCACCCTGATGGTTGCCGCTCTTTATGGTACAGGCATCCGTCCCGGAGACCGCTTTTTCTGCCCGTCCTCTCCGGCATGGGGGCATGGCTTGTGGCACGGCACATTGGCTCCGCTTGCCATGGGCGTCTCGACGGGTACCTTCAGCGGTCGCTTTGATCCGGTGCGCCTGCTCAAGGCACTACAGGATTTCAAAATAACCAATCTGACGGCGGCGGCCACCCACTACCGCATGATGCGCAATTGCGGCGAGGCCGGGAAATACCGCTATTGCCTCGAAAAGCTCAGCTTCACCGGCGAGCCGATTGATTCCGAAACCGCAAAATATGTCGAGCAGGTTTTCGGCTCCAAGGTCCGCTCCATGTATGGCACCACCGAGATCGGCGTCATCATTTCCAATTATCCCGGAGCGGGCGATCTGGAAGTGCGTGACGGTGCCATGGGCAAGGCGGTGCCGGGCGTCGAGGTCGAGGTGCAGAAAGCCGATGGCACGCCGGCAGCCCCCGGCGAAACCGGTGAATTGATGGTGCGCAAGAGAGGGGAATGGTTCCCCACCAAGGATCTCGGACGCGTCGATGAAGACGGCTATTTCTATCATGCAGGCCGCGCCGATGACGTGATCATTTCGGCAGGCTGGACCATGAGTGCCGTCGAGATCGAAGACGCGATCCTGCGTCACCCCAAGGTGGCCGAATGCGCGGCGATTGGCGTGCCCGATGAATTGCGCGGGCAGGTGGTCAAGGCTTTCATTCTGCTCAAGGGCAAGGGCAGCGATGGCCTTGATGAAGAGATACAGGAGCTGGTGCGCTCCAATCTCAGCCGCCATGAATATCCAAGACAGATTGAATTTGTCACCTCCTTGCCAAAGACCCCCGCAGGCAAGGTGAACCGGAAAATCCTGCGTGATCAGGAAGCGAAATCCGCGGCGACTGCTCAATAG
- a CDS encoding PaaI family thioesterase: MTKSLTGNEDWQAMTIDGFVGLIGPLLRRREEDGSKRYALRVGPAHLNHIGSLHGGVITSLLDQTIALEAWNAAGRKPTVTIQMDTRFLGAAREGELITARAKIRKATRSMIFVDADVTSQEDDLLASATAVMKIMQREAPHG, encoded by the coding sequence TTGACCAAGTCACTTACGGGGAATGAGGACTGGCAGGCCATGACTATCGATGGCTTTGTCGGTCTTATCGGGCCATTGCTGCGGCGCAGGGAAGAGGATGGTTCCAAGCGTTATGCCTTGCGTGTCGGGCCTGCGCATCTCAATCATATCGGCAGTTTGCATGGTGGCGTGATTACAAGTCTGCTCGATCAGACCATCGCGCTTGAAGCCTGGAATGCGGCAGGCCGCAAGCCCACAGTCACAATCCAGATGGACACCCGCTTTCTGGGTGCGGCTCGGGAAGGAGAGCTGATAACGGCGCGGGCGAAGATCCGCAAGGCAACGCGCTCAATGATATTCGTCGATGCCGATGTCACCTCACAGGAGGATGACCTGCTTGCCAGCGCCACGGCCGTCATGAAAATCATGCAAAGGGAGGCCCCACATGGCTGA
- a CDS encoding IclR family transcriptional regulator, translating into MDRGALKMVEKEAKQQSKRQVPAVTRALAILRQLARSDDPVGVNPLARNLGLVPSTCLHILRVLQDEGLVDFDPDTKRYSIGIGILPLARSALQKNSFSTLVQPRLSELSNRFGVTAIATQLAEPAQMVVIALSQSTLPFRLQVDFGSRFPPLISATGRLFAAYNKLEPLLLRKEFDKLVWDHPPRFDDWLKQVEAARKLGYGVDQGVYISGVTVVAVPVFNREGKMVRSLVSIGISERLQSEDIPKLAKAMMEIRNEIQELQI; encoded by the coding sequence ATGGATAGAGGTGCCCTGAAGATGGTCGAGAAAGAAGCGAAGCAACAAAGCAAAAGGCAGGTTCCGGCGGTAACGCGTGCGCTGGCAATCCTGAGACAGCTGGCCCGGTCCGATGACCCCGTAGGGGTCAATCCTCTGGCGAGAAATCTCGGACTGGTGCCCAGTACCTGCCTTCACATCCTCCGGGTTCTGCAGGATGAGGGGCTGGTGGACTTTGATCCGGACACCAAGCGCTACTCCATCGGCATCGGTATCCTGCCGCTGGCGCGATCCGCGCTGCAAAAGAATTCCTTCTCCACTCTGGTACAGCCTCGCCTGTCGGAATTGTCGAATCGATTCGGCGTCACCGCGATTGCGACGCAACTGGCGGAACCGGCGCAGATGGTGGTGATTGCCCTGTCACAATCCACACTGCCCTTTCGCCTGCAGGTCGATTTCGGCAGCCGCTTTCCGCCGCTAATCAGCGCCACGGGGCGTCTGTTTGCCGCCTATAACAAGCTGGAGCCTCTGTTATTGCGCAAGGAATTCGACAAGCTGGTCTGGGATCATCCCCCGCGATTCGACGATTGGCTGAAGCAGGTCGAAGCGGCGCGCAAGCTGGGCTATGGGGTCGATCAGGGGGTCTATATTTCCGGGGTGACAGTGGTGGCTGTCCCGGTTTTCAATAGAGAGGGAAAGATGGTGCGCTCCCTCGTCAGCATCGGCATTTCGGAACGATTGCAGTCCGAGGATATCCCGAAGCTGGCCAAGGCCATGATGGAAATAAGGAACGAAATACAAGAATTACAAATCTGA
- a CDS encoding MaoC family dehydratase N-terminal domain-containing protein produces MNETLHRKFPKITPEGLDELRKRIGVKIEKTVEPWCYEATRDNIRHYAHGIGDDNPLWCDPDYAKATRYGDVIALPSFLFATSRIISGYVGGLPGVHAMWSGANWTWHKPILRNTEFRTEAFLKDLIEHDTRFAGKAIQQIYHVDFYDAKNGDLLAEADSWCFRTDRDQARENGTKYTAAKEKGRRVYTQQELDSFYKYYEQETIRGAETRYWDDVNEGDALPTMVKGPMTATGFIAYAQGWGGLYIRANKLAWQLQQKHPSAGIKNRFGIPDCPERVHWEEEFALEVGAPGAYDYGPERTSWLTHQVTNWMGDDGFLFKANCQVRRHNPEGDIILIHGRVARKFEENGRYLVEIEQRAEQQDGELSAIGSAIVELPKR; encoded by the coding sequence ATGAATGAGACCCTGCATCGGAAATTTCCGAAAATAACACCCGAGGGGCTTGATGAATTGCGCAAGCGCATCGGCGTCAAGATTGAAAAGACCGTCGAGCCATGGTGCTACGAGGCCACAAGAGACAATATTCGCCACTATGCCCACGGCATCGGTGATGACAATCCGCTCTGGTGTGATCCCGATTATGCCAAGGCGACCAGATATGGCGATGTGATTGCTCTGCCGAGTTTCCTGTTTGCCACCAGCCGTATCATTTCCGGCTATGTCGGCGGGCTGCCGGGCGTGCATGCCATGTGGTCGGGGGCCAATTGGACATGGCACAAGCCAATCCTGCGCAATACCGAATTCCGCACCGAAGCCTTCCTCAAAGACCTGATCGAGCATGATACCCGCTTTGCCGGCAAGGCCATCCAGCAGATCTATCATGTCGATTTCTATGATGCCAAAAATGGCGATCTGCTCGCCGAGGCAGACAGCTGGTGCTTCCGCACGGATCGCGATCAGGCCCGCGAGAATGGCACCAAATATACCGCTGCCAAGGAGAAGGGCCGCCGGGTCTACACGCAGCAAGAACTCGACAGCTTCTATAAATATTACGAGCAGGAAACCATTCGCGGTGCCGAGACGCGCTATTGGGATGATGTCAATGAAGGCGATGCATTGCCAACCATGGTCAAGGGACCGATGACGGCGACCGGCTTCATTGCCTATGCGCAGGGCTGGGGCGGTCTCTATATCCGGGCCAACAAGCTGGCATGGCAACTCCAGCAGAAGCATCCGTCTGCCGGTATCAAGAACCGCTTCGGTATTCCCGACTGCCCCGAACGGGTGCATTGGGAGGAGGAGTTCGCGCTCGAGGTGGGCGCTCCGGGAGCCTATGACTATGGACCGGAACGCACCTCCTGGCTCACCCATCAGGTCACCAACTGGATGGGCGATGACGGCTTTCTGTTTAAGGCCAATTGTCAGGTCCGGCGGCACAATCCCGAAGGCGACATCATTCTTATCCATGGTAGGGTGGCCCGCAAATTCGAGGAAAATGGCCGCTATCTGGTCGAGATCGAGCAACGCGCAGAACAGCAGGATGGCGAGCTTTCTGCGATCGGCTCGGCGATTGTGGAATTGCCCAAACGATAA
- a CDS encoding TRAP transporter large permease: MLTFLFILILLALLMALRLPIAFAMGIAGFAGLSIQLGYGPALAVLERVFYDSSSSFILVAIPLFILMAEVLTAGDVTRRAIVACQSWIGHAKGGLAMATVAASVILAALVGSSTASTAAMAASAFPEMRAHKYADRLSAAVVSVGGTLAVVVPPSIVLVVYGVLTETSIGKLFIAGIVPGLMTAAGLALVIKIIAHSTDQAPKGDPFDLGKAVRTSRHIIPMTLLLLTVIGAIYGGLTSPSEAAALGVMGALIIVILQRTLSFQAFNRSVSGAIRATVMIVTIVVCSAIFSNYLAFTRITQELLEFVSSTDLSREVIMGIIILILLILGMFMDQLAILSLAMPLAFPMAMALDYNPVWFGIVVTKTVEIGLLTPPLGLNAYVAAAQTGVPLKVIFRGILPFLAMEMLVLLILLAFPQITLWLPALMLK; encoded by the coding sequence ATGCTGACTTTTCTTTTCATACTAATCCTGCTCGCCTTGCTGATGGCTTTGCGCTTGCCGATCGCCTTCGCAATGGGCATTGCCGGCTTTGCAGGCTTGAGCATCCAACTGGGATATGGCCCGGCTCTTGCCGTGCTTGAACGGGTCTTCTATGACAGTTCGTCCTCCTTCATTCTGGTGGCCATTCCGCTGTTTATCCTGATGGCGGAAGTGCTGACAGCAGGGGATGTGACCCGCCGAGCCATCGTTGCCTGTCAGTCCTGGATCGGTCATGCCAAGGGCGGTCTTGCCATGGCAACCGTTGCCGCTTCGGTTATTCTGGCGGCTCTTGTCGGCAGCTCAACCGCTTCCACCGCCGCAATGGCCGCCTCGGCCTTTCCTGAAATGCGCGCCCATAAATATGCCGACCGTCTGTCCGCAGCCGTGGTCAGCGTTGGTGGCACTTTGGCTGTCGTCGTGCCCCCGTCGATTGTTCTTGTGGTCTATGGTGTCCTGACCGAAACCTCGATTGGCAAGCTTTTTATTGCGGGTATTGTGCCCGGGCTGATGACCGCAGCCGGTCTGGCGCTGGTTATCAAGATCATCGCCCACAGCACCGATCAGGCTCCCAAGGGCGATCCCTTTGATCTGGGCAAGGCCGTGCGTACCAGCCGTCATATCATTCCCATGACCCTGCTGCTGCTGACCGTGATCGGGGCGATCTATGGTGGCCTCACATCCCCGTCCGAAGCAGCCGCGCTCGGTGTCATGGGGGCGCTGATCATCGTTATCCTGCAACGCACCTTGAGCTTTCAGGCTTTCAATCGCTCAGTCAGCGGCGCCATTCGTGCCACCGTGATGATCGTGACCATCGTCGTTTGCTCGGCGATCTTCTCGAACTATCTCGCCTTCACGCGCATCACGCAGGAATTGCTGGAATTTGTGTCGAGCACGGATCTCTCCCGCGAAGTCATCATGGGCATCATCATCCTGATCCTGCTGATTTTGGGCATGTTCATGGACCAGTTGGCGATCCTGTCGCTGGCCATGCCGCTCGCCTTTCCCATGGCCATGGCCCTTGATTACAATCCGGTCTGGTTTGGAATCGTGGTGACGAAGACGGTGGAGATCGGCCTTCTGACACCGCCTCTGGGATTGAATGCCTATGTTGCTGCAGCCCAGACCGGCGTGCCCCTGAAAGTGATTTTCCGCGGAATCTTGCCCTTCTTGGCAATGGAGATGCTGGTGTTGCTGATCCTGCTGGCCTTTCCGCAAATAACCCTTTGGCTTCCTGCTCTGATGCTCAAGTAA